A genome region from Pleurocapsa minor HA4230-MV1 includes the following:
- a CDS encoding site-2 protease family protein has product MNGNIRVGNLFGIPFFINPSWFFVLALVTWSYGSGLTQFPELTGVTPWLLGLVTALLLFSSVLAHELGHSFVAISQGISVKSITLFIFGGLATLEKESETPLQAFSVAIAGPLVSLLLFGLFTFVATTAPLTTPMQAIISLVAYINLVLAVFNMIPGLPLDGGNVLKAIVWKITGNPNKGVIIAGRVGQVIGWIAIALGILSVIGVSQVGSIWTLLIGTFLLQNAGFAAQSATVQDKLSQYTAEDAVIADSPIVSSSLSIREFVNNYVIGKERWKKFLVVDENQQLLGFITTEDLKQIHTSDWNDIYLTELVKPVPEVDTIAADTSLLEVAKLFETTEARELVVIGAAGKVLGLLEKASIIKLMTEQEDIKDKAAIKSAQEQEKAIIN; this is encoded by the coding sequence ATGAACGGCAACATTCGCGTCGGTAACTTATTCGGTATACCTTTTTTTATTAACCCTTCTTGGTTTTTTGTTTTAGCTTTAGTTACCTGGAGCTATGGCTCGGGACTAACTCAATTTCCTGAATTAACTGGGGTCACACCTTGGCTGCTAGGTTTAGTTACTGCCTTGTTGCTGTTCTCTTCCGTATTAGCCCATGAATTAGGACATAGCTTTGTCGCTATTTCTCAGGGAATCTCCGTTAAGTCAATCACCCTCTTTATCTTTGGTGGTTTAGCTACCCTCGAAAAAGAATCGGAAACCCCTTTACAGGCATTTTCAGTAGCGATCGCTGGGCCATTAGTTAGCCTGCTATTATTTGGTCTGTTTACCTTCGTTGCCACAACAGCACCTTTGACTACACCGATGCAGGCAATTATTTCTTTAGTCGCTTATATCAACTTAGTCTTGGCAGTATTTAACATGATCCCTGGCTTACCCCTGGATGGTGGGAATGTCTTAAAAGCGATTGTTTGGAAGATTACAGGTAATCCTAACAAGGGCGTAATTATTGCAGGTCGAGTTGGTCAGGTAATCGGCTGGATCGCGATCGCTCTAGGTATACTTTCCGTAATTGGTGTTAGTCAAGTAGGGAGCATTTGGACTCTCTTAATTGGTACTTTCTTATTACAAAATGCTGGTTTTGCTGCTCAATCTGCCACTGTACAGGACAAGTTAAGTCAATATACAGCAGAAGATGCGGTGATTGCTGATAGCCCGATTGTCAGCAGCAGTCTTTCAATTCGAGAGTTCGTGAACAACTACGTGATTGGTAAAGAGCGCTGGAAAAAGTTTTTAGTGGTGGATGAAAATCAACAGTTACTTGGTTTTATTACTACTGAAGATTTGAAACAGATCCACACCTCTGATTGGAACGATATTTATCTGACTGAGTTAGTTAAACCTGTTCCCGAAGTCGATACTATTGCTGCGGATACTTCTTTATTGGAAGTAGCAAAGCTGTTTGAGACTACCGAAGCTCGTGAGCTAGTGGTCATTGGTGCAGCGGGCAAAGTTCTGGGGTTGCTAGAAAAAGCTTCAATCATTAAATTAATGACTGAACAAGAAGATATCAAAGACAAAGCTGCCATTAAATCGGCTCAAGAACAGGAAAAAGCGATCATTAACTAG
- the guaA gene encoding glutamine-hydrolyzing GMP synthase, producing the protein MIIIDFGSQYSELIARRIRETQVYSEVLSYRTSAEELRKIDPRGIILSGGPNSVYDDQAPKCDPEIWNLGIPILGVCYGMQLMVKQLGGTVEKVKLGEYGKAQLFIEDPTDLLTNVENGATMWMSHGDSCTDLPEGFSILAYTKNTPCAAISNPERKLFGVQFHPEVVHSEGGIALIRNFVYHVCQCEPTWTTEAFVEESIRDIRAKVGDKRVLLALSGGVDSSTLAFLLHRAIGNQLTCMFIDQGFMRKGEPEKLVEIFKNQFHIPVEYVMARDRFLKQVEGVIDPELKRRRIGHEFIQVFEAESKKLGPFDYLAQGTLYPDVIESADSNVDPQTGERVAVKIKSHHNVGGLPKDLRFKLVEPLRKLFKDEVRNVARAIGLPEEIVRRHPFPGPGLAIRIVGEVTAERLNILRDADFIVRDEISKQGVYHDYWQAFAVLLPIRSVGVMGDKRTYAHPIVLRFINSEDGMTADWARVPYDMLETISNRIVNEVKGVNRVVYDITSKPPGTIEWE; encoded by the coding sequence ATTATTATCATCGATTTTGGTTCTCAGTACTCCGAGTTAATTGCTCGTAGAATTCGAGAAACTCAAGTATATTCAGAAGTCTTATCTTACAGAACGAGTGCTGAAGAACTGCGGAAAATAGATCCTCGCGGGATTATTCTTTCTGGCGGGCCTAACTCGGTATACGATGACCAGGCACCCAAATGCGATCCTGAAATTTGGAATCTGGGTATTCCGATTTTAGGTGTGTGCTACGGGATGCAGTTAATGGTGAAGCAGCTTGGGGGAACGGTCGAAAAAGTTAAGCTAGGAGAATACGGTAAAGCACAGCTATTTATTGAAGATCCCACAGACTTACTAACCAACGTCGAAAATGGTGCAACCATGTGGATGAGTCATGGAGACTCCTGCACCGATTTACCAGAGGGTTTTTCGATCTTAGCCTACACCAAAAATACTCCCTGTGCAGCAATATCTAATCCCGAACGAAAACTATTTGGGGTACAGTTTCATCCCGAAGTAGTTCACTCAGAAGGCGGAATTGCCTTAATTCGCAATTTTGTTTACCATGTTTGCCAATGTGAACCCACCTGGACAACCGAAGCTTTTGTGGAAGAGTCGATTCGCGATATTCGAGCGAAAGTTGGTGATAAACGTGTTCTGCTGGCTCTTTCAGGAGGTGTAGATTCCTCGACTCTAGCTTTTCTGCTCCATCGAGCCATCGGCAATCAATTGACCTGTATGTTTATCGATCAGGGGTTCATGCGCAAGGGTGAACCAGAAAAACTGGTAGAAATATTTAAAAATCAATTTCATATCCCTGTTGAATATGTCATGGCGCGCGATCGCTTTTTAAAGCAGGTGGAGGGAGTAATCGATCCTGAATTGAAACGCCGTCGGATCGGACATGAGTTTATTCAGGTTTTTGAAGCAGAATCTAAGAAACTAGGCCCTTTTGACTATCTAGCTCAAGGAACTTTATATCCTGACGTAATTGAGTCCGCAGATAGTAACGTCGATCCTCAAACTGGAGAACGAGTAGCGGTAAAAATCAAGAGTCATCACAATGTTGGTGGTTTACCAAAAGATCTACGTTTCAAACTAGTAGAGCCTTTAAGAAAACTCTTTAAAGATGAGGTACGCAACGTGGCTCGCGCGATTGGGCTACCAGAAGAAATTGTCCGTCGCCATCCTTTCCCTGGCCCTGGTTTAGCCATCAGAATTGTGGGAGAAGTTACCGCCGAAAGATTAAATATCCTGCGGGATGCTGATTTTATTGTGCGGGATGAAATTAGCAAGCAGGGAGTATACCACGACTACTGGCAGGCTTTTGCCGTCTTGTTACCCATTCGTAGTGTTGGGGTGATGGGAGACAAGCGCACCTATGCTCATCCAATTGTCCTGCGTTTTATTAACAGTGAAGATGGCATGACCGCAGATTGGGCAAGAGTTCCTTACGATATGTTAGAAACCATCTCGAACCGTATTGTTAATGAGGTTAAGGGAGTCAATCGGGTAGTGTACGATATTACCTCCAAACCCCCTGGAACAATTGAGTGGGAATAA
- a CDS encoding diguanylate cyclase: protein MQAINSTVKILLIDNHQAGSVQIERHLAQIKSDLMMQLTKITDLDDIANLIQLEHPDLIFFIFNQPETSHLIFLSRIKEVNIYDIPIIFCTTKTSIDLACLPVVCNNCLILSKISPTLLAKTIFLALEKSKQNQELNSLRQENAELSSQLIATKNLFQTIIDNTSTLVWMCDAIGNTTFFNQAWSRVLGQENNIRLNNNWMLNIHPQDLADCQSKFNQALAEAKGFTINYRLKIVNQKSRWISNYAVPQFSLKGEFQGLVGYCFDITSLKKTEQKLIQRAASDRLLTQITQKIHASLELEQILQTTVDEVKQFLLAEKIQINRVEETEKLTLLVESRLVDSPLSCDISEPKQVPETLFQNNLPQLSSGESVTQDFVESSPHFPRSCSTLLIPITAEKDLWGLICIENCSIARQWNPEEINLLERVALELSVAIKQAKLYQQLEQANQELEQLSVMDSLTQIANRRKFDRYIAQEWTRLSREQSPLALILCDIDHFKLYNDTYGHPAGDRCLIEVAQAISKVIKRPSDLVARYGGEEFVLVLPGTSMAGAKYLAQQIRLQVEALKIPHLRSSVDLYVTISLGVSSCIPHPDFNFEVLIAAADQGLYQAKEMGRNQAVECEIKLY from the coding sequence GTGCAAGCTATTAATTCGACTGTCAAAATTTTATTGATAGACAATCACCAAGCTGGTAGCGTGCAAATCGAACGTCACCTAGCTCAGATTAAATCTGACTTGATGATGCAATTAACTAAAATTACAGATCTTGATGATATTGCAAATTTAATTCAACTAGAGCATCCCGATCTAATCTTTTTTATTTTTAATCAGCCAGAAACTAGTCATTTGATTTTTTTATCAAGAATTAAAGAAGTAAATATATATGATATTCCGATTATATTTTGTACTACTAAAACAAGTATAGATTTAGCATGTTTACCAGTTGTATGTAATAATTGCTTGATCCTGTCTAAGATTTCTCCTACTTTATTAGCTAAAACTATTTTCTTGGCACTCGAAAAATCAAAACAAAATCAAGAGCTAAATTCTCTTAGACAAGAAAATGCCGAACTTAGTTCTCAGCTCATAGCGACTAAAAATTTATTCCAAACTATCATAGATAATACCTCTACTTTAGTTTGGATGTGCGATGCAATTGGCAATACTACCTTTTTTAATCAAGCTTGGAGTCGGGTTTTAGGTCAAGAGAATAATATTAGATTAAATAACAATTGGATGCTAAATATTCATCCTCAAGATTTAGCTGATTGTCAATCTAAGTTTAATCAAGCCTTAGCTGAAGCCAAAGGATTTACGATTAATTATCGCTTAAAAATAGTCAATCAAAAATCTCGTTGGATCTCTAATTATGCTGTGCCACAATTTTCTTTAAAGGGAGAATTTCAAGGATTAGTTGGCTATTGTTTTGATATCACCTCACTCAAAAAAACTGAACAAAAATTAATTCAGCGAGCAGCAAGCGATCGCCTTTTAACTCAGATTACGCAAAAAATTCATGCATCTCTAGAGCTAGAGCAAATTTTACAGACTACGGTAGATGAAGTTAAGCAATTTCTTTTGGCTGAAAAAATTCAAATAAATCGAGTGGAGGAGACAGAAAAGTTAACTTTATTAGTTGAATCTAGGCTAGTTGATTCACCCTTAAGCTGTGACATTTCTGAGCCGAAACAAGTCCCCGAAACCCTGTTTCAAAATAATCTGCCTCAGTTGTCTTCTGGTGAAAGTGTTACTCAAGATTTTGTTGAATCATCGCCTCATTTTCCTAGATCCTGTTCGACATTACTGATCCCAATTACTGCTGAAAAAGATCTCTGGGGACTAATCTGTATTGAGAATTGTTCGATAGCTAGACAGTGGAATCCTGAAGAAATCAATCTTTTAGAGCGAGTTGCCCTGGAGCTTTCCGTAGCGATTAAACAGGCAAAACTTTATCAACAGCTAGAACAAGCCAATCAAGAGCTAGAACAACTATCTGTCATGGATAGTTTGACTCAAATTGCTAACCGTCGTAAATTCGATCGCTATATTGCCCAAGAGTGGACTAGACTATCTAGAGAACAAAGTCCTTTAGCGTTAATTCTTTGTGATATTGACCATTTCAAGCTTTATAACGATACCTATGGTCATCCCGCAGGCGATCGCTGTTTAATCGAAGTCGCTCAAGCAATTAGCAAAGTGATTAAACGTCCTAGCGATCTAGTTGCTCGTTATGGAGGAGAAGAATTTGTCTTGGTACTACCTGGAACTTCCATGGCAGGAGCAAAATATTTAGCCCAACAGATTCGTTTGCAGGTTGAAGCCCTCAAAATTCCTCACCTGCGTTCGTCTGTCGATCTTTATGTCACCATCTCTTTAGGCGTATCCTCCTGTATTCCGCATCCTGACTTTAATTTTGAGGTATTGATTGCAGCAGCGGATCAAGGTTTATATCAAGCAAAAGAAATGGGCCGTAACCAAGCTGTAGAATGTGAGATTAAGCTCTATTAA
- the cbiD gene encoding cobalt-precorrin-5B (C(1))-methyltransferase CbiD: MSPGYTLPVFACASAIAALRHLQQQCSPAQVTVNLIKPAEQAIIDIEQVATIDRNCAIAITRSDPGDHLDLTRNTPIWAKVSLSFNSDDPKQVTIQGGEGIGKQQDNQNQAAIYSYAQELIQANLQPLLEQNQNITVTIILPAGVQLAKRTSNEAFGVVEGLSLLGTTGIVQPLTAPSQLSAYQAEIKTKAKLFDALVFCIGENGIDLAQKSGIDPQRIIKTANWLGSMLVTAAAAEVKSILLFGYHGKLIKLAGGIFHTHNHLADGRLEILTAYCAKLGLATSQTQQIFNCATTEAALNLLREFDVTEVDNSHWVDLVYQELTQAIDTKCQDYIYKYTEQKLCVGSILFDRSREVIKRSDNALLLLPKLC, encoded by the coding sequence ATGTCCCCTGGATATACTCTTCCTGTCTTCGCCTGTGCCAGTGCGATCGCAGCTTTGCGCCATCTTCAGCAGCAATGTTCCCCTGCGCAGGTGACAGTCAATCTAATTAAGCCAGCAGAACAAGCAATAATTGACATTGAACAGGTAGCCACAATCGATCGTAACTGTGCGATCGCCATTACCCGCAGCGATCCTGGCGATCATTTAGATTTGACTCGCAATACTCCTATTTGGGCAAAAGTAAGTCTAAGTTTTAATTCAGATGACCCTAAACAAGTCACCATCCAAGGAGGAGAAGGTATTGGCAAGCAACAAGATAACCAAAACCAAGCAGCAATCTATAGTTATGCTCAAGAATTAATTCAGGCAAATCTGCAACCTTTATTAGAGCAAAATCAAAACATCACCGTAACCATAATTTTACCCGCAGGAGTGCAATTAGCTAAACGCACCTCTAATGAAGCTTTTGGCGTAGTTGAAGGGCTTTCTCTATTAGGAACTACAGGCATAGTCCAGCCACTAACAGCACCTAGTCAACTATCAGCATATCAAGCAGAGATTAAAACCAAAGCAAAGCTGTTTGATGCTCTAGTATTTTGTATTGGCGAGAACGGCATCGATTTAGCGCAAAAATCGGGCATAGATCCCCAAAGAATTATTAAAACTGCCAACTGGCTCGGCTCAATGTTAGTTACTGCTGCTGCTGCTGAGGTTAAATCAATCTTACTGTTTGGTTATCACGGCAAATTAATTAAGCTAGCGGGAGGAATTTTTCATACCCACAATCATCTTGCTGATGGCAGATTAGAGATCCTGACCGCCTATTGCGCCAAGCTGGGATTAGCAACTTCTCAAACTCAACAAATTTTTAACTGTGCCACTACCGAAGCTGCCCTAAATTTATTACGAGAATTTGATGTAACAGAAGTAGATAATTCTCATTGGGTAGACTTAGTTTATCAAGAACTAACTCAGGCGATCGACACCAAATGCCAGGACTATATTTACAAGTATACAGAACAGAAACTTTGTGTGGGTTCAATACTATTTGACCGCAGTAGAGAAGTGATCAAAAGAAGCGATAATGCTCTTTTGTTACTGCCTAAATTATGTTAA